One segment of Cellulomonas fulva DNA contains the following:
- the glgB gene encoding 1,4-alpha-glucan branching protein GlgB, with amino-acid sequence MSPAAPTPVPVDSGTLSAVAHGAWFDPHGILGPHPGVGGVTVRTLRPLADAVVVVTPDTRVPARHEQDGIWVAVLPGDDVPDYRIEVTYGTTTTTADDPYRFLPTVQELDRHLIREGRHEELWTVLGAHVRTYPGVLGEVQGTSFAVWAPNARSVRVIGDFNYWQGATHAMRSLGDSGVWELFVPGVTAGARYKFEILTPDGSWRQKADPMAQGTEVPPATASVVVESAYAWDDDEWMTRRSQRDPHTGPVSVYEVHLGSWRAGLSYRDLAHQLTEYVLDLGFTHVEFLPVAEHPYAPSWGYQVTGYYAPSSRFGHPDDLRYLIDTLHRAGIGVIVDWVPGHFPKDEWALAQFDGTALYEHPDPLLGEQPDWGTYIFNFGRNEVRNFLVANAVYWLTEFHVDALRVDAVASMLYLDYSRQPGQWRPNKHGGRENLDAIAFLQETNATAYRRAPGTMMIAEESTAWPGVTAPTDHNGLGFGLKWNMGWMNDTLRYLAEEPVNRSWHHGEITFSMVYAYSERYVLPISHDEVVHGKGSLYGRMPGDHWQKTAGVRALLAYQWTHPGKQLLFMGQELAQPDEWDESRSLSWWALEDPLRAGVQRMLRDLNALYRATPALWELDHSPEGFEWIDSNDAAHNVLAFVRKGVGTPPVVVVVNFAGIPHESYRLALPDGGRWTESFNTDALEYGGSGVGNLGSVEARPDPHHGRPYSALVRVPPLGAVVLTPAQD; translated from the coding sequence ATGAGCCCGGCCGCCCCCACCCCGGTCCCCGTCGACTCCGGCACCCTGAGCGCCGTCGCGCACGGGGCGTGGTTCGACCCGCACGGCATCCTCGGCCCGCACCCCGGCGTCGGGGGTGTCACGGTCCGCACGCTGCGCCCGCTGGCCGACGCGGTCGTCGTGGTCACGCCTGACACGCGCGTCCCGGCGCGGCACGAGCAGGACGGCATCTGGGTGGCCGTGCTGCCCGGTGACGACGTGCCGGACTACCGGATCGAGGTCACGTACGGCACGACGACGACGACCGCCGACGACCCGTACCGCTTCCTGCCCACCGTCCAGGAGCTCGACCGCCACCTCATCCGCGAGGGGCGGCACGAGGAGCTGTGGACCGTCCTGGGCGCGCACGTGCGCACGTACCCGGGGGTGCTCGGCGAGGTCCAGGGCACCTCGTTCGCGGTGTGGGCGCCCAACGCGCGCTCGGTGCGCGTGATCGGCGACTTCAACTACTGGCAGGGCGCGACGCACGCGATGCGGTCGCTCGGCGACAGCGGCGTCTGGGAGCTGTTCGTCCCCGGCGTCACCGCGGGCGCGCGGTACAAGTTCGAGATCCTCACGCCGGACGGGTCGTGGCGGCAGAAGGCCGACCCGATGGCGCAGGGCACGGAGGTACCGCCCGCCACGGCGTCCGTGGTGGTCGAGTCCGCGTACGCGTGGGACGACGACGAGTGGATGACCCGTCGCTCGCAGCGCGACCCCCACACCGGGCCGGTCTCGGTCTACGAGGTGCACCTCGGCTCGTGGCGCGCGGGCCTGTCCTACCGCGACCTGGCGCACCAGCTCACCGAGTACGTGCTCGACCTGGGGTTCACGCACGTCGAGTTCCTGCCCGTCGCGGAGCACCCGTACGCGCCGTCCTGGGGCTACCAGGTCACGGGGTACTACGCGCCGTCCTCGCGGTTCGGCCACCCCGACGACCTGCGGTACCTGATCGACACGCTGCACCGCGCCGGCATCGGCGTGATCGTCGACTGGGTGCCTGGGCACTTCCCCAAGGACGAGTGGGCGCTCGCGCAGTTCGACGGCACGGCGCTCTACGAGCACCCCGACCCGCTGCTGGGCGAGCAGCCCGACTGGGGCACGTACATCTTCAACTTCGGCCGCAACGAGGTCCGCAACTTCCTGGTCGCGAACGCGGTCTACTGGCTCACCGAGTTCCACGTCGACGCCCTGCGCGTGGACGCGGTCGCCTCGATGCTCTACCTGGACTACTCGCGCCAGCCGGGCCAGTGGCGGCCCAACAAGCACGGCGGCCGCGAGAACCTGGACGCGATCGCGTTCCTCCAGGAGACCAACGCGACGGCGTACCGGCGCGCACCCGGCACGATGATGATCGCCGAGGAGTCGACCGCGTGGCCGGGCGTCACCGCCCCCACCGACCACAACGGCCTGGGCTTCGGGCTGAAGTGGAACATGGGCTGGATGAACGACACCCTGCGCTACCTGGCGGAGGAGCCGGTCAACCGCAGCTGGCACCACGGGGAGATCACGTTCTCGATGGTCTACGCGTACTCCGAGCGGTACGTGCTGCCGATCTCGCACGACGAGGTGGTGCACGGCAAGGGCTCGCTGTACGGCCGGATGCCCGGGGACCACTGGCAGAAGACCGCCGGCGTGCGCGCCCTGCTCGCCTACCAGTGGACCCACCCGGGCAAGCAGCTGCTGTTCATGGGCCAGGAACTCGCGCAGCCCGACGAGTGGGACGAGTCGCGCTCGCTGTCCTGGTGGGCGCTCGAGGACCCGCTGCGCGCGGGCGTGCAGCGGATGCTGCGCGACCTCAACGCGCTCTACCGCGCCACGCCCGCCCTGTGGGAGCTCGACCACTCGCCCGAGGGCTTCGAGTGGATCGACTCGAACGACGCCGCGCACAACGTGCTCGCGTTCGTCCGCAAGGGCGTCGGCACCCCGCCGGTGGTCGTGGTCGTCAACTTCGCGGGGATCCCGCACGAGAGCTACCGGCTCGCGCTGCCCGACGGCGGCCGCTGGACCGAGTCGTTCAACACCGACGCCCTCGAGTACGGCGGCTCGGGCGTCGGCAACCTGGGCTCGGTCGAGGCCCGGCCCGACCCGCACCACGGCCGCCCCTACTCGGCGCTGGTGCGGGTCCCCCCGCTCGGGGCGGTGGTCCTCACCCCGGCGCAGGACTGA
- a CDS encoding sugar ABC transporter permease codes for MVTTHQSPVMASNAAVRARGRRRRWFLEVSWKYVLALVVIVYAAFPLVYVLSASLATSGTLTGSTELFRSVSTANYEALDSTKFWTWAGNSIVIGLITAFGSVLMGAAAAYAFSRYRFAGRRGGLTGLLIIQMFPQMLAFVAIFLLLLSLGEVVPALGLNSKTALVCVYLGGALGTNTFLMYGFFNSVPRELDEAAKIDGATHAQIYWTIILRLVTPILAVVGLLSFISTFGEFILARVILTSEDNWTLAVGMYGWVSDQLQANWGLFAAGAVIAALPILALFLFLQKYIVSGLTAGSVKG; via the coding sequence ATGGTCACGACCCACCAGAGCCCGGTGATGGCGAGCAACGCCGCCGTCCGCGCCCGGGGCCGGCGACGCCGCTGGTTCCTCGAGGTGAGCTGGAAGTACGTGCTCGCGCTCGTCGTGATCGTGTACGCCGCGTTCCCGCTGGTGTACGTGCTGTCCGCGTCCCTCGCGACGTCGGGCACCCTGACCGGCTCCACCGAGCTGTTCCGCAGCGTCAGCACCGCCAACTACGAGGCGCTCGACAGCACGAAGTTCTGGACCTGGGCGGGCAACAGCATCGTGATCGGGCTGATCACGGCGTTCGGCTCGGTGCTCATGGGCGCCGCGGCGGCGTACGCGTTCTCGCGGTACCGGTTCGCGGGACGACGAGGCGGGCTCACCGGCCTGCTGATCATCCAGATGTTCCCGCAGATGCTCGCCTTCGTGGCGATCTTCCTGCTGCTGCTGTCCCTCGGCGAGGTGGTCCCGGCGCTCGGGCTCAACAGCAAGACCGCGCTGGTCTGCGTGTACCTGGGCGGTGCGCTGGGGACGAACACGTTCCTCATGTACGGGTTCTTCAACAGCGTGCCGCGCGAGCTCGACGAGGCCGCGAAGATCGACGGGGCGACCCACGCGCAGATCTACTGGACGATCATCCTGCGGCTCGTGACGCCGATCCTCGCCGTCGTCGGGCTGCTGTCCTTCATCTCGACGTTCGGTGAGTTCATCCTCGCGCGCGTGATCCTGACGTCGGAGGACAACTGGACCCTGGCGGTCGGCATGTACGGCTGGGTCTCGGACCAGCTCCAGGCGAACTGGGGACTGTTCGCCGCGGGTGCGGTGATCGCGGCGCTGCCGATCCTCGCCCTCTTCCTGTTCCTGCAGAAGTACATCGTCAGCGGTCTGACCGCTGGCTCCGTCAAGGGCTGA
- a CDS encoding sugar ABC transporter substrate-binding protein, whose amino-acid sequence MRTTLFRAAAVAAAVTLLAACGDGGSETPPASQEPTTAETTEAAGGATGSLTIWVDENRKPAVQAAVDIYNETNPDVTVELVQKNFEDIRADFLAQVPTGKGPDITIGAHDWLGALIADGVVEPLDLGEKVDEFETVATQAFTYDGQMYGLPYALETVAVVRNTALVDSTPDTWDDMIAMGKEAGTKYPFVINTNGTTGDAYTYYGLQTSFGAPVFVQNDDGSYTTDIGMGGDEGFAFADFLAENGMKGEGNFSTDWTYDVANEEFGKGNAPYTIAGPWAIQTYKDAGIDVAVDPIPSAGGETAAPFVGVQGFYLSSQSQNKLVANDFLVNYVATPDVIKALYDADPRLPAMTSVADEVAADPIVAGFLAASKNGAPMPSIPEMGDVWEYWNAAEASIISGSSSAKDAWTKMLADLDAKLG is encoded by the coding sequence ATGCGCACGACCCTGTTCCGCGCCGCCGCCGTCGCGGCAGCCGTCACGCTGCTCGCGGCGTGCGGTGACGGCGGCTCCGAGACGCCCCCGGCGTCCCAGGAGCCCACGACCGCCGAGACCACCGAGGCTGCGGGTGGTGCCACCGGATCGCTGACGATCTGGGTGGACGAGAACCGCAAGCCGGCCGTGCAGGCCGCGGTCGACATCTACAACGAGACGAACCCCGACGTGACCGTCGAGCTCGTCCAGAAGAACTTCGAGGACATCCGCGCCGACTTCCTGGCACAGGTCCCCACCGGGAAGGGCCCGGACATCACGATCGGCGCGCACGACTGGCTCGGCGCGCTCATCGCGGACGGCGTCGTCGAGCCCCTCGACCTCGGCGAGAAGGTCGACGAGTTCGAGACGGTCGCGACGCAGGCGTTCACCTACGACGGCCAGATGTACGGCCTGCCGTACGCCCTCGAGACCGTCGCCGTGGTCCGCAACACCGCGCTCGTCGACTCCACGCCGGACACGTGGGACGACATGATCGCGATGGGCAAGGAGGCCGGCACCAAGTACCCGTTCGTCATCAACACCAACGGCACGACGGGTGACGCCTACACCTACTACGGCCTGCAGACGTCGTTCGGTGCGCCGGTCTTCGTCCAGAACGACGACGGCTCGTACACGACCGACATCGGCATGGGCGGCGACGAGGGCTTCGCGTTCGCCGACTTCCTCGCCGAGAACGGCATGAAGGGCGAGGGGAACTTCTCGACCGACTGGACCTACGACGTCGCGAACGAGGAGTTCGGCAAGGGCAACGCGCCGTACACGATCGCCGGTCCGTGGGCGATCCAGACCTACAAGGACGCGGGCATCGACGTCGCCGTCGACCCGATCCCGTCCGCCGGTGGCGAGACCGCGGCGCCGTTCGTCGGCGTCCAGGGCTTCTACCTGTCCTCGCAGAGCCAGAACAAGCTCGTCGCGAACGACTTCCTGGTCAACTACGTCGCCACCCCGGACGTCATCAAGGCGCTCTACGACGCCGACCCGCGGCTCCCGGCGATGACGTCGGTCGCCGACGAGGTCGCGGCCGACCCGATCGTGGCCGGCTTCCTGGCCGCGTCGAAGAACGGTGCGCCGATGCCGTCGATCCCCGAGATGGGCGACGTGTGGGAGTACTGGAACGCCGCCGAGGCGTCGATCATCTCCGGCTCGTCCAGCGCGAAGGACGCCTGGACCAAGATGCTGGCCGATCTCGACGCGAAGCTCGGCTGA
- a CDS encoding glycosyl hydrolase 53 family protein, with amino-acid sequence MSAPLRRLRTAACVAAGSLLIVAPPGVAADDGPVDAGIVVQKVGGLPADFIRGVDVSSVLSLEESGVVFRDRSGAPADLFEVLADSGVTDVRVRVWNYPYDAAGHGYGGGTVDVERAVEIGERATAAGLGVLVDFHYSDFWADPGKQTAPKAWSGLTVTEKADAVREYTEASLQDFEDAGVDVTMVQVGNETNNGVAGVTGWDGMAQVFSAGSAAVRSVLPDALVALHFTNPETAGRYAGYAAELDARGVDYDVFASSYYPFWHGTLGNLTSVLGDVATTYGKKVMVAETSWAYTLEDGDGHDNTVRAGQNDADLAYPISVQGQANAVRDVVQAVADVPGDAGIGVFYWEPAWLPVGPPTQLEQNTTLWEEHGSGWASSHAGEYEDDAATWYGGSSWDNQALFDVEGEPLASLDVFRYVTTGSTAPLAVYRVTPVALAVDEGDDVVLPGTVEVTYNDGSTAQAAVAWNDSVDWIRGAGTYAITGTVADDAHTTGAGTVTGTATATAVVTVGAANAVTDGSFESWGSGWTLDWTTANVKESSGDAHSGGKALNFWAAADYTNVVTQQVTGLEPGTYSLSAWAHGGDAATSDLTVSATTSEGTFSAPFELQGWTVWQHPVAEVEVGEDGVATVAVGGSVAGGGWYWVDDVVLEPYREVTTTDTADLRAAVAAAGGVQRARYTPATVAGLDRAVESGRVVLAGALATQDDVDAAADLVEAAIDALVVDAAAHPTVTVTAADPTVTTGEQAEVTVHVTAGTTERPTGTVTLTYGTRTATSLLRAADDGTATFTLPRLAAGTYPLSAAYEGDAKVVPGAADGAALTVARATASLRATLRDATITAGEQARVDVVVTAAGIAAPTGTLTVTAGTTTRTVTLSRADAGRKTVVLPRLTAGTRAVKVAYSGDAAVAGATASAGRLVVVKVAPTVTASLVRSSVTTAQRAQVRVVVAAAGVPAPTGFVRVGYGSRSTVVALTPAARGRVTVTLPRLPRGAYTLTVRYGSDASVRAGTAGPLRLRVG; translated from the coding sequence GTGTCTGCACCCCTCCGCCGACTCCGGACCGCCGCCTGCGTGGCCGCCGGGTCGCTGCTGATCGTCGCGCCCCCCGGGGTCGCGGCCGACGACGGCCCGGTCGACGCCGGGATCGTCGTCCAGAAGGTCGGCGGGCTGCCCGCCGACTTCATCCGCGGCGTGGACGTCTCGTCCGTGCTGTCGCTCGAGGAGAGCGGCGTCGTGTTCCGCGACCGCTCCGGGGCGCCCGCCGACCTGTTCGAGGTCCTCGCGGACTCGGGCGTGACGGACGTGCGCGTCCGCGTGTGGAACTACCCGTACGACGCCGCGGGTCACGGCTACGGCGGTGGGACCGTCGACGTCGAGCGCGCGGTCGAGATCGGTGAGCGGGCGACCGCGGCCGGCCTCGGCGTGCTGGTCGACTTCCACTACTCCGACTTCTGGGCCGACCCCGGCAAGCAGACCGCACCGAAGGCGTGGAGCGGGCTGACGGTCACGGAGAAGGCCGACGCGGTCCGGGAGTACACCGAGGCGAGCCTGCAGGACTTCGAGGACGCGGGCGTCGACGTGACGATGGTCCAGGTCGGCAACGAGACCAACAACGGCGTCGCGGGCGTGACCGGGTGGGACGGGATGGCCCAGGTCTTCTCCGCCGGCAGCGCCGCGGTGCGCTCCGTGCTGCCCGACGCGCTCGTCGCGCTGCACTTCACCAACCCCGAGACCGCGGGCCGCTACGCCGGCTACGCCGCCGAGCTGGACGCGCGCGGCGTCGACTACGACGTGTTCGCCTCGTCGTACTACCCGTTCTGGCACGGGACGCTGGGCAACCTGACGTCCGTGCTGGGCGACGTCGCGACGACCTACGGCAAGAAGGTCATGGTCGCGGAGACGTCCTGGGCGTACACGCTCGAGGACGGGGACGGCCACGACAACACGGTGCGCGCCGGCCAGAACGACGCGGACCTCGCGTACCCGATCAGCGTGCAGGGCCAGGCGAACGCGGTGCGCGACGTCGTCCAGGCCGTGGCGGACGTCCCGGGGGACGCGGGCATCGGCGTCTTCTACTGGGAGCCGGCGTGGTTGCCCGTCGGACCGCCGACGCAGCTCGAGCAGAACACGACGCTCTGGGAGGAGCACGGCTCCGGCTGGGCGTCGAGCCACGCCGGTGAGTACGAGGACGACGCGGCGACCTGGTACGGCGGCTCGTCGTGGGACAACCAGGCGCTCTTCGACGTGGAGGGCGAGCCGCTCGCGTCGCTGGACGTGTTCCGGTACGTGACGACCGGCTCGACCGCGCCGCTCGCCGTCTACCGCGTCACGCCGGTCGCGCTCGCGGTCGACGAGGGCGACGACGTGGTCCTGCCCGGCACCGTCGAGGTGACGTACAACGACGGCTCCACGGCGCAGGCCGCGGTCGCGTGGAACGACTCGGTCGACTGGATCCGCGGTGCGGGCACGTACGCGATCACGGGCACGGTGGCCGACGACGCGCACACGACGGGCGCTGGGACTGTCACGGGGACGGCCACTGCGACGGCCGTCGTGACGGTCGGGGCGGCGAACGCGGTCACGGACGGGAGCTTCGAGAGCTGGGGGAGCGGGTGGACCCTCGACTGGACCACGGCCAACGTGAAGGAGTCCTCCGGTGACGCGCACTCGGGTGGCAAGGCGCTGAACTTCTGGGCGGCGGCCGACTACACGAACGTCGTGACGCAGCAGGTCACCGGCCTCGAGCCGGGCACCTACTCGCTGTCCGCGTGGGCGCACGGCGGCGACGCCGCAACGAGCGACCTGACGGTGTCCGCGACGACCTCCGAGGGCACGTTCTCCGCGCCGTTCGAGCTCCAGGGCTGGACCGTCTGGCAGCACCCGGTCGCCGAGGTCGAGGTCGGCGAGGACGGCGTCGCGACCGTCGCCGTCGGCGGCTCCGTCGCCGGCGGTGGCTGGTACTGGGTGGACGACGTGGTCCTCGAGCCGTACCGCGAGGTGACGACGACCGACACCGCGGACCTGCGGGCCGCCGTCGCGGCGGCGGGCGGAGTGCAGCGCGCCCGCTACACCCCGGCGACGGTGGCGGGGCTCGACCGCGCGGTCGAGTCCGGGCGCGTCGTGCTCGCGGGCGCGCTCGCGACGCAGGACGACGTCGACGCGGCGGCCGACCTGGTCGAGGCCGCGATCGACGCGCTCGTCGTCGACGCCGCCGCCCACCCGACGGTGACGGTCACGGCCGCGGACCCGACGGTGACGACCGGTGAGCAGGCCGAGGTGACCGTGCACGTGACGGCCGGGACGACCGAGCGCCCGACCGGCACGGTCACGCTGACCTACGGCACGCGGACCGCCACGTCGCTCCTGCGGGCGGCCGACGACGGGACGGCGACATTCACGCTGCCCCGCCTCGCGGCCGGCACCTACCCGCTCAGCGCCGCGTACGAGGGCGACGCGAAGGTGGTGCCCGGCGCGGCGGACGGTGCGGCGCTCACCGTCGCCCGGGCGACGGCCTCGCTGAGGGCCACGCTGCGGGACGCGACGATCACCGCGGGCGAGCAGGCCCGCGTCGACGTCGTCGTCACCGCGGCGGGGATCGCCGCGCCCACCGGCACGCTGACCGTGACGGCCGGGACGACGACGCGGACGGTCACGCTGTCCAGGGCCGACGCGGGGCGCAAGACGGTGGTGCTGCCGCGCCTGACCGCGGGCACCCGGGCCGTGAAGGTCGCGTACTCCGGAGACGCGGCGGTCGCCGGCGCCACGGCGTCGGCCGGCCGGCTGGTGGTGGTCAAGGTGGCGCCGACGGTGACCGCCTCGCTCGTGCGGTCGAGCGTGACGACGGCGCAGCGCGCGCAGGTCCGGGTCGTCGTCGCCGCGGCGGGCGTGCCCGCCCCGACCGGCTTCGTGCGGGTGGGCTACGGGTCGAGGAGCACCGTCGTCGCGCTCACGCCCGCCGCGCGCGGCCGGGTGACGGTGACGCTGCCGCGGCTGCCGCGGGGCGCCTACACCCTGACGGTGCGCTACGGCAGCGACGCGAGCGTCCGGGCCGGCACGGCGGGGCCGCTGAGGCTGCGGGTGGGCTGA
- a CDS encoding ABC transporter permease subunit, which produces MSTEQSTTAVATGDGAPPPTRQRVRESHARGWSGHGAGFLAKLAIMALVNALGVLALWSAYLNGSWVIFGVLLALLVVADWVYFSKRPVPLKYLLPGLAFLVVFQLFTIGYTGYVALTNYGTGHNGSQQQAVDALLSQNEKKVPDSATYPLTIVEQDGELGFAIVEDGTAMVGTADDPLSEAGDATITDGRVTGVPGWEVVPKNDVLSDPALADEVLALRVPISDDAADGSIRTGDATIGSVYRSVLEYDGSAGTLTNTDTGVVYHATDEGQFVADDGTALPVGWRVFVGFENFTKAFTDDTYSGPLLRITVWTFVFAFFSVFVSFFVGLLLALVYNDPRVRGRKVLRTLFILPYAFPAFLSALLWKGMLSANPDYGIVNKLFFFGARIEWLDDPTLAKVSLILVNLWLSYPYWFLVCTGALQSLPDDVQEAARIDGAGVWRKFRSITMPLLLVSTAPLLIASFAFNFNNFTLIYMLTGGGPRFTDTSATLGHTDILISMVYQISGVAGGRADYGLAAALSIVIFVIIGVISALMFRRTRQLEEVS; this is translated from the coding sequence ATGTCCACCGAGCAGTCCACCACCGCCGTCGCCACGGGCGACGGCGCGCCGCCCCCGACGCGGCAGCGCGTCCGGGAGTCGCACGCCCGGGGCTGGTCCGGGCACGGGGCGGGCTTCCTCGCGAAGCTCGCGATCATGGCCCTCGTCAACGCGCTCGGGGTGCTGGCGCTGTGGTCCGCCTACCTGAACGGCTCGTGGGTCATCTTCGGGGTCCTGCTGGCGCTGCTCGTCGTCGCCGACTGGGTGTACTTCAGCAAGCGCCCGGTCCCGCTGAAGTACCTGCTGCCAGGTCTCGCCTTCCTGGTCGTGTTCCAGCTGTTCACGATCGGCTACACGGGGTACGTCGCGCTCACCAACTACGGCACGGGCCACAACGGCTCCCAGCAGCAGGCGGTCGACGCGCTGCTGAGCCAGAACGAGAAGAAGGTCCCCGACTCGGCGACCTACCCCTTGACGATCGTCGAGCAGGACGGTGAGCTCGGCTTCGCGATCGTCGAGGACGGGACCGCGATGGTCGGGACCGCCGACGACCCGCTGAGCGAGGCGGGCGACGCGACGATCACCGACGGGCGCGTCACCGGGGTGCCGGGCTGGGAGGTCGTCCCCAAGAACGACGTGCTGAGCGACCCCGCCCTCGCCGACGAGGTGCTGGCGCTGCGGGTGCCGATCTCCGACGACGCGGCGGACGGCTCGATCCGGACCGGCGACGCGACGATCGGCTCGGTGTACCGCTCGGTCCTCGAGTACGACGGGTCCGCCGGCACGCTCACGAACACCGACACCGGCGTGGTCTACCACGCGACCGACGAGGGCCAGTTCGTCGCCGACGACGGGACCGCGCTGCCGGTCGGGTGGCGCGTGTTCGTCGGGTTCGAGAACTTCACCAAGGCGTTCACCGACGACACCTACTCCGGCCCGCTGCTGCGGATCACCGTGTGGACGTTCGTGTTCGCGTTCTTCAGCGTGTTCGTCAGCTTCTTCGTCGGGCTGCTGCTCGCACTGGTCTACAACGACCCGCGGGTGCGCGGCCGCAAGGTGCTGCGGACGCTGTTCATCCTCCCGTACGCCTTCCCGGCGTTCCTGTCCGCGCTGCTGTGGAAGGGCATGCTCAGCGCGAACCCGGACTACGGGATCGTCAACAAGCTGTTCTTCTTCGGCGCGCGCATCGAGTGGCTCGACGACCCGACGCTCGCCAAGGTCTCGTTGATCCTGGTGAACCTCTGGCTCAGCTACCCGTACTGGTTCCTGGTGTGCACCGGTGCGCTGCAGTCGCTGCCCGACGACGTGCAGGAGGCGGCGCGCATCGACGGTGCTGGCGTGTGGCGGAAGTTCCGTTCGATCACGATGCCGCTCCTGCTGGTGTCGACCGCTCCGCTGCTCATCGCGTCGTTCGCGTTCAACTTCAACAACTTCACGCTGATCTACATGCTCACGGGCGGCGGTCCGCGGTTCACCGACACGTCCGCGACCCTCGGGCACACGGACATCCTGATCTCGATGGTCTACCAGATCTCCGGAGTCGCGGGCGGGCGGGCGGACTACGGCCTCGCGGCGGCGCTGTCGATCGTCATCTTCGTCATCATCGGCGTGATCTCCGCGCTGATGTTCCGGCGCACCCGCCAGCTCGAGGAGGTCAGCTGA
- a CDS encoding LacI family DNA-binding transcriptional regulator — MTHPDAVGLVLARPVRLLGIEPFFAELISGIEERLSGEGRSLLLHVVPDHAAEIAAYRRWSTGGVDAVVVVNVALEDSRLDVLAELGMPAVVVGGPTPDLPFANVWMDNARAMRDAVAHLTALGHRHLARVSGPAALAHTQARTDAFLTECAKSGAQGVVVEGDYLEESGTRATRSLLGRGSAPSAIIYDNDVMAVAGLQVAAEMGVAVPDRLSLLAWDDSALCRLSHPALSAMSLDVHAMGVQVADCVLNVLADGAVRSYTAPLPRLVARGTTGPAPSA; from the coding sequence GTGACGCACCCGGACGCCGTCGGTCTCGTGCTGGCGCGACCCGTGCGCCTGCTGGGGATCGAGCCGTTCTTCGCCGAGCTCATCTCCGGGATCGAGGAGCGGCTGTCGGGCGAAGGCCGGTCGCTGCTGCTGCACGTCGTGCCGGACCACGCCGCGGAGATCGCGGCCTACCGGCGGTGGAGCACGGGCGGGGTCGACGCGGTCGTCGTCGTCAACGTCGCGCTCGAGGACTCGCGCCTCGACGTGCTCGCCGAGCTGGGGATGCCCGCGGTGGTCGTCGGCGGCCCGACGCCCGACCTGCCGTTCGCGAACGTGTGGATGGACAACGCGCGGGCCATGCGGGACGCGGTGGCCCACCTGACCGCGCTCGGTCACCGGCACCTCGCGCGCGTCTCCGGGCCCGCGGCGCTGGCGCACACCCAGGCGCGCACGGACGCGTTCCTCACCGAGTGCGCCAAGAGCGGGGCGCAGGGCGTGGTCGTCGAGGGCGACTACCTCGAGGAGTCCGGCACGCGGGCCACCCGCTCGCTGCTCGGCCGCGGCTCCGCGCCCTCGGCGATCATCTACGACAACGACGTCATGGCGGTCGCCGGGCTGCAGGTCGCGGCCGAGATGGGCGTCGCGGTGCCAGACCGCCTGTCCCTGCTCGCGTGGGACGACTCGGCGCTGTGCCGGCTGTCCCATCCCGCCCTGTCCGCGATGAGCCTCGACGTGCACGCGATGGGCGTCCAGGTCGCCGACTGCGTGCTCAACGTGCTGGCCGACGGTGCCGTGCGCTCCTACACCGCGCCGCTCCCGCGCCTCGTCGCGCGCGGCACCACCGGCCCGGCGCCCTCCGCCTGA